A genomic window from Dermacentor silvarum isolate Dsil-2018 chromosome 9, BIME_Dsil_1.4, whole genome shotgun sequence includes:
- the LOC119463960 gene encoding neprilysin-2 translates to MSVVAASLRHGDDFEGYDGGEASVADSSRSEELSGSASPPPEPRCTTVQTRSPSQILAARSPSRLPYVAVCSVGLLIVVVGVAVTSYKLQAGGAIMALFNNSMAMMRRGSNGSETGDGSILAGADSRYLARHENKLLLTQSTCRTDVCVWAENYLRGRLNSSVNPCLDFYAYVCSKHWTSRDLEVQSRTYRERTAGMMMMDVEKFFRQYLKENEERYHKYPGVFLHQAISLLPKCQSEEKNDKNLTSLRSLLQEYNLGSWPYKKAPRGANIVTISAFVDRDLGVFAFARVFLRKPFEDDRCYTVHIDAPSLTLKRYNLAHLDESPENFTEKVALALSLLDKKQDVSEQAEAIAFLEKKLQSVIGTPHFTEFPDRIKRVGQLDRKGKWDWKEYLTILFQDIETFDNDKPVAVMNNGFISKLAAILNETDTLTLLNYLGYRLVVHMSPLLAKVASPLLRLSHDDYLEFVPDRLQACMHLLERLYKHGMRFFGRMTFSKNNSTLLLKHYDYRMNSLEVQLKSSMTDRLLSSSSWLDRSAIGIGVDKIENMRFIFLGSSDDINTVASYYNFNAQPLDPSHLVESFRDLQASTMNVYWETKPPKDDLDARYDHTALTPGHEYFFGRNVLFIPHANIAFLTDISKSIDPILFPLVLAEVLRGMFGAVDRRGASVDHNLAVATWWNTDEMSKFSQLELCFQDQYYVEIRDLIGDNFEAKTRLEENIADNAIIGPLHDMYMKALMSQDGADRLKISVDENQFDMEQLFFILYAVGLCDNPNRDVWVRKLKFGEIPGRLRVNIPLMNFAKFTTAFGCAPGMTMSPARKCAVW, encoded by the coding sequence ATGTCCGTCGTTGCTGCCAGCCTCCGGCACGGCGATGACTTCGAGGGGTACGACGGCGGGgaggccagcgtcgcggactcctCGCGGTCGGAGGAACTGTCGGgctcggcgtcgccgccgccagAGCCCAGATGCACGACTGTCCAGACACGGTCGCCGTCGCAGATCCTGGCGGCCCGCTCCCCCAGCCGCCTACCGTACGTGGCCGTGTGCAGCGTGGGTCTCCTCATCGTCGTCGTGGGCGTCGCCGTCACCTCCTACAAGCTGCAAGCGGGAGGGGCCATCATGGCGCTTTTTAACAACTCCATGGCGATGATGCGGCGCGGCAGCAACGGCTCGGAGACCGGCGATGGCAGCATCCTAGCCGGCGCGGACAGCCGGTACCTCGCCAGGCACGAGAACAAACTGCTGCTGACTCAGTCCACCTGCCGGACCGACGTTTGCGTCTGGGCGGAGAACTACCTTCGCGGCAGGCTCAACTCGAGCGTCAACCCGTGTTTGGACTTCTACGCGTACGTGTGCTCTAAGCACTGGACGTCGCGGGACTTGGAGGTGCAGTCGAGGACCTACCGTGAGCGAACGGCAGGCATGATGATGATGGACGTGGAGAAATTCTTCCGGCAGTACCTCAAGGAAAACGAAGAGCGCTACCACAAGTACCCGGGCGTATTCCTGCACCAAGCCATCTCCCTGCTGCCCAAGTGCCAGTCCGAAGAAAAGAACGACAAGAACCTCACGTCGCTCCGAAGTCTTCTGCAGGAGTACAACCTCGGCAGCTGGCCGTACAAGAAGGCTCCGCGCGGTGCCAACATCGTCACCATCTCGGCGTTCGTTGATCGCGACCTCGGCGTCTTTGCTTTTGCCAGGGTCTTCCTGCGGAAACCCTTCGAAGACGATCGCTGTTACACGGTTCACATCGACGCGCCGAGCCTGACACTCAAAAGGTACAACCTGGCGCACCTCGACGAATCGCCGGAGAACTTCACTGAGAAGGTAGCTCTCGCTTTGTCGCTCCTCGACAAGAAGCAAGACGTGTCGGAACAGGCGGAAGCGATAGCCTTTCTCGAGAAGAAACTCCAAAGCGTAATCGGCACACCACACTTCACTGAGTTCCCGGACAGGATCAAGCGCGTCGGACAACTTGACCGCAAGGGAAAGTGGGACTGGAAGGAGTACCTTACGATCCTTTTTCAAGACATCGAGACCTTCGACAATGACAAGCCAGTGGCCGTCATGAACAACGGATTCATCAGTAAGCTGGCCGCCATCCTGAATGAGACAGATACATTGACTCTTCTGAACTACCTTGGCTACCGCCTCGTTGTGCACATGTCCCCACTTCTAGCCAAGGTTGCCAGCCCGTTGCTGCGTCTGAGTCACGACGACTACTTGGAGTTCGTTCCGGACCGGCTTCAGGCTTGCATGCACTTACTAGAACGACTCTACAAACACGGCATGCGTTTTTTCGGCCGGATGACCTTCAGCAAGAACAACTCCACACTGCTATTGAAGCACTATGACTACAGGATGAACAGCCTCGAAGTCCAGCTAAAGAGCAGCATGACGGATCGCCTCCTTTCGTCTTCTTCATGGCTGGATCGTTCCGCGATCGGCATTGGCGTCGACAAGATCGAGAACATGCGCTTCATCTTCCTGGGCAGCTCAGACGACATCAACACCGTCGCGAGCTACTACAACTTCAACGCTCAGCCCTTGGACCCAAGTCATCTCGTTGAGAGCTTTCGTGACCTTCAGGCCAGTACCATGAACGTCTACTGGGAGACCAAGCCTCCCAAAGACGACCTTGACGCGAGGTACGACCACACAGCCCTTACACCAGGACACGAGTACTTCTTCGGCCGCAACGTGCTCTTCATTCCACACGCCAACATTGCCTTcctcaccgacatcagcaagagcATCGACCCGATACTCTTCCCACTTGTCCTCGCTGAAGTCTTACGAGGCATGTTCGGGGCCGTGGACCGGCGTGGTGCCTCCGTGGACCACAACCTCGCAGTGGCCACTTGGTGGAACACCGACGAAATGAGCAAGTTCTCGCAGCTGGAGCTTTGCTTCCAGGACCAGTACTACGTCGAGATACGAGATCTCATCGGGGACAACTTCGAGGCCAAGACGAGGCTGGAAGAGAACATCGCGGACAACGCCATCATCGGTCCGCTTCACGACATGTACATGAAGGCTCTCATGTCCCAAGACGGGGCCGACAGGCTCAAGATCTCCGTGGACGAGAACCAGTTCGACATGGAACAACTGTTCTTCATCCTGTACGCCGTGGGACTGTGCGACAATCCGAACCGCGATGTCTGGGTACGTAAACTCAAGTTTGGCGAGATACCCGGCAGGCTTCGGGTCAACATCCCGCTAATGAACTTCGCCAAGTTCACGACTGCTTTCGGGTGCGCGCCAGGCATGACCATGAGCCCCGCTCGAAAGTGCGCTGTCTGGTGA